The nucleotide window tgaatggagagcgcgtgcccgccccacacacacacacactgacaggcGAACGGGCGGTaattctcccctgaagcaggtcgGTCGGGCacagttgccagaagctgaaaaattGCGGCTGCGTTTCTgacaacagccggcgttctgctctgtctggggggagagggcgagtgggggtgaagtgggagaggaaggggaggatgggggagagaagtTAATTGGGGGGAGGGGTGCGAGGGGGTTGGATTGagcgagcgggcgggcgggcgggtgtCGCGGTGCGTGAGGCGTTGCTTGGCATGGTGCGGgcaggggatggggggtggggggtttgggGGGTTGGAGGTGAGCCGCCCTaccaaatgaagagagagagagagagagaagcggcttctgactgtataaccacagctggaatgagcgcgcaaggcttcacgagctgcgccaaCAATGATGATAAGGTTCAGCGCGTGAGGAATCGCTGCCCCGAGATGTGTCGAACAAACAAGCTCCAGCGGAACGGAGTTTTATCTGCAGAAGTTTCTCGATCTCTGCGAATTTAATCCACAGTgacgatgggggatggggggggggggatacataCGTATCCTTTTTATTATTTCGTGTATTTTAGATTGACGTCCCCTTGAAAAGTGTTTTGGTTGTCATTCCCACctgcaaataaacttgccttagtAAAATTAAAGGGGCGATGTCTAATACGTACAGGCAGATCATTGTTCAACGAACAAATGATTCATCTACTCCTAATGCACCTAATTTTCATTTGATGTTTTGTTTATTGCAAAAGGCACTTTAGAACTtttccttcttccaaatggtcTTGAAAGAAAATATACATCATGCACCACCGAAAGACAGAGCCATTTCCACACCATTACAGATAAGCGAAGGACCAGTTAGCCTTTCGACTTTATTTTATAGTTTTACGATTGCCCTTTGTCCCTTGGCAACCGGGAACAAAATTTGACTGAAGAAGACGAAAGTGAGTATAATTTCCACATGCTAAGTTCCATTCTTATTTAAAGCACAGAATAATAATAACACATGAAGAGGACTTAAGCATTTTTAAGCAATCTACCAATCCCCATCACTTGCTGTCTTCTTGACGCTTTGCAATTCATCACTAAACAgcaagggatagggatagggataggtagATTGttccttcttcttgcgtttgaggcagcagaagtctggagCAGGATGCTGCCATCCGGTTCAACATCCGTCGGTGACCGCCTTAAAAGGGCGCATgatccgggttggcgccaagctgtctctgtttgttgtccaagaaggaactgcagatgctggaaaatcgaaggtacacaaaaatgctggagaaactcagcgggtgcagcagcatcaatgaagcgaaggaaataggtgacgtttcgggccgaaacgtctgaagaagggtttcggcctgaaacgtcacccatttcattcgctccatagatgctgctgcacccgctgagtttctccagcatttttgtgcaccttctgtTTCTTGTCGTTCGCCcggctgaggtcagttgacaaggctcaccacggggaggtcgacaacatgcgtCCCCGGTAGATTGCTTAAAACGATTAAAGTCCTCTTCATGTGATATTATAATATTGTGCTTTAAATAAAGTTGAGACTGAGTATGTGGAATCCCCCACCCCCCGAATCCCCGTCCTATCCTCTCGCTTCCCCATCCCTTTGCCTCTCCCTTGCctctccctcctgccccccccccccccaccccccccccccccccccccccccccccccccccccccccccccccccccccccccccccccccccccgctagatTTGCCcaaccccctccctttccccctatGCCCTCATCCTTcggtctcccaccccctcctattAGTCAGTTTCGCATTGATATGACCGCCTCATGCTAGACATTTATGTGGCAATCGTTCCTCTGCCGCCAGACAGCGTCTCTCATTCCCCCAGGGTGCAGATGTCCTCGGGATTTTCCAAAGAGAAGCGGATAGACTtccaaattgattttttttgtcaaatacatttattttcgGAATTACAATGTCTTATTAAACCTACTTTCTAAATCTGAAGTTGCTCTGTCGCATAAATGTGGGATTTgattaaacattttaattttaagaTATTGCGTCtactcctctccttccccctctgccCTTTCGAGTTCGGTGGAATCCAGGGCCACCTCTTGGAAAGTCCTTCTCCAGCGACGCCATGTCCTCCCTCGCGTCCTGGAACTCCCCTTCCTCTAGCCCCTCTCCCACGTACCAGTGGAAAAAGGCCCGCTTGGCGTACATCTTGTCGAACTTCAGGTCCAGGCGGGTCCAGGCCATGGCGATGGCGGTGGTGTTGCTCAGCATGCAGAGAGCGCGTTGCACCTTGGCCAGGTCGCCCCCAGGCACCACCGTCGGGGGCTGATAGTTGATGCCCACCTGCGGGGGTAGAGAAAGTGTAGACATTGTATTTCACTTCCTGGGCCCATGTGAACAAGCGAGCTCCTCCCAACCCCTTCGCCGTGTGAACCCCGTGTTTTTGGGTGAACTGCAAAGCCTCTGTTCCCCGGGCAAGGGCGCTGG belongs to Amblyraja radiata isolate CabotCenter1 chromosome 40, sAmbRad1.1.pri, whole genome shotgun sequence and includes:
- the LOC116967560 gene encoding tubulin alpha chain-like, whose product is MACCMLYRGDVVPKDVKAAIATIKSKRSIQFVDWCPTGFKVGINYQPPTVVPGGDLAKVQRALCMLSNTTAIAMAWTRLDLKFDKMYAKRAFFHWYVGEGLEEGEFQDAREDMASLEKDFPRGGPGFHRTRKGRGGRRGVDAIS